ctgatgctcctgtcgactggtactcaaaccctagatctcttagatttatctcataggatgaatgagatagaggtgagagagatagagtttagagtgatgggtcttggtttctgggatgtcgggtgaaggtggaagtggtgaagctcgaggtggaggcagagagcagttctgccatggtcggggaagaagaaagaaatttggggaagagaagatcgatgggaagaagggaagggagtgtttgggtgaagggtataggttccgatgctagggtgtgaagcggggatagcaaactttgatgaacatcgagtaaagagcgttggatcatcccatataaattgaatcgaacggctacgatggagaggtatgtagtgaccgttggattatgagatacaacaaaactgacggcttcagatggagttaggtattatggtgtttgacaggagcttcggattttgatgaacAATGATGAGGcggtcgttggatgatgagatggatccaatctgacggctctcattgaaatgggtatggataatggaaatggatttgggcaagggttttggaccttgggtatgccaagcccatatcttctttaaaaacaattcttcctcttcaagcccacttctaattgatccggctcttgcaaacatcattcttcgctgcctttctgcgggagtctttgccgtttctttgctcttttcgctccgtgagttaaccaggctttatttagtacctaaaaatgcaaaagtaattaagaaaagtatttattcttgaaaacaacgaaaacacagaatatgggataaaatggagcgttagtgcacaaatgatgagttaaatgccaataaaaaggtgcaaatatatacaatatttggcactcatcattgacCGCCATTGAAGATGTTAAAAACTTGTGAAGGAGGACAATTTAGGAGGTTGACTTATTAAAGAAAAATTATATGATGAGAGAAAATCATGATTCGAGTGATGTATTTGGATAACAATATGGGTACATATTTCACTCATATTGTGTATTGTATAACAAATTTTTTTCGGGGGTATAGGTTTCATTACCAAAACGGGAGATTTTAGTAGTATATATAGGATATTAATTGTGATATAACGTACCATAATGAGAGATTTTGTGGTATACTAAAATTTATAATacgagcatatatttcataagTGTCTCCGGGTATAAAAATAGatatccagaccgaaccttgatAACACGATGACAACAACTCTTATCCAAGGGTACGTCTTTTTCTGATTTCACTACATTATATAGTAAGATAAACTGACTGTAATTAACTTGTGCCTTAATCACCAATCCATGGTCTCTTCCTTCTAAATCCAATGGATGAAGGATAACACCATAGtacataagaagaagaaaaaaaacagttgAATGAAGACCACACATCCTATGATGATTTTGTTATACGATTGGCAGACCACTTCCAGATGGTTCGATCTTATGACTGATCACATTCAATTGTCAGTGAATAGAGACTGCCATTCACCTCTAATCATCAACCTTGAGAGGAAAAATTGTGATACGAATATTTCAGGTTGAATGAAATTGACTTCAACTCAAAATGAAGTAGTACTTGGAAGTACAAAGACATGGATGTTGTGAACACGAATCTTGTATCAATTTGAGTTTGTGGTATTGAAGGGGCTATTAGCTAAAGTGAAATAAGCTATGTCATGTTTTGAAAATTTTAGGCTTACATACATTATACAAAAGTAACATATGCTTATATTCGGAAGAAACATTACTTCTGACAACCGTATTTAATGGTTAGGGAATTTTTTATCGGATAATCCCAAGATAAATATTTAGAACAATCTCTTAATGAAATCAAGCATGTTACATcaataaaaattacaaactcaTTACAACATTAGTTTCGTATACATAACGTTACCTTTGACCAAATAATATATGCTGGACAATTAACAAACTTCGGAGAAGTAATGTTTCTTTTGTAGATCAAGGAGATTCTATTACAATGTCATTTCAGCATGAATCACCTAGCCAGCTAATAATATATAATATAGGCATGAAAATCATGTCAATATTCGGAAGGGACACTATATTTTTTTTGTGTGAATCACTTATGACTCTCCACTTTAAGACGATCCATGTGTAAGGAAGAGAAATGGCTTACTAAAAGTTAGATTAGACCGGTCAAAAGATTTGGACAACAAcataaacaaaaatgaaaaatagtAGTTAGCGAGATTTATAAAGATTGTAAAAATTTGGATCAACTTAATTAGGTCTTACCAAATTGAAAGAGGAAATTAATATAGTGTTTCCCGAGTAATATGGTTTGGAAATTTTATCGGTCTTCACGTCCATACCAATAAAATTTCTATATAAGGAAACATTGCCCTATGTTTTTCTCACTACAATGATTCCAGTGGTTCATTTTGTTAGAGAGAGTTTATTTTGTAAtgaatttcaaaatgggtttCTACAAAGTTTTACGTGTTTTTACGAATGAGTTTAAATCAAAATCAGTCGTTTGATCTTCATTCACTAATAGTGAGTAGGTACGAGTTCAGCAAAACAGTTCCACTGTTTATCGGCGAATCAAATTTTTTCCTCTTAAACAAACCAAGcataaaaatatatgaaggaaatgTCTCATTTTCCTCTTTTATTAATATTTGTCCATATcatataatattattatttttatttcaaaTCAATTggttttttagttattttttcttttaaacaCATGAGACATAGTTTTATAATTAAGTTAATATTAAAAAGCAAAACAATTATATTAAGATACGACGTATGTTGTTTTAGATTTTTCCATGATTAcatcagaaaaatgaaaatttaTACCATAAACTAAAAAAAACTTATATTAAAAAAGATAATATTTGTTTGTAAATAATTAtatgaaaaataaagtaaaaaataGGGAACTAATAGTGGAAGCAAACACATCAAAAATAGAGAAATGACAAGAAAGTTAGAAATTCTAGCTGTTAAAAGACCCCTAAACTACATCAGAAACAAAATCAAGTAAAAATAAAATTCCAAATTCAAAAGATAGAGGTGAGGAGTTTTCATTCTCAATTCTCATAAATGGAACTGCTAAATGCAGAAATTGATTTTTGTAAACCTATGCATCGGGGAAATTAGGTTTTGGGATCATAAGAAGGGGGAGAAAATTAATCATCCAATGGAAGAACTACTTAGAGATCAACAACACTGCTACCAAAGTTGAGGAGTTTTAATTTTATGCCATGGGTGTCTTCTCCCTTAAAATATTGCTCTAGTGTATGGCAAACAACTTAAAGACCCTTCAAATTCTCTGCAATCCGAATTTAAAGTTGAATGTGTTAAATTAACTGGAATGGTGAGAAAACCAAATCTAATAGCATCCTTGCTGGTAAGAAAATTTCTTTTGGTTTCATGTATTTATATGTTGCATACTAGAGTTAAATATGTAAAATCGTTACTATTTTTACAAATTATTTTGCTGCGTGAAAAATCGTGGAATATGTTTTTGGCAAACCCTTCCATTGTCCCGAAGCAATGGATTTGATTGATCATTCTTCTAAATCTGGAGATCAATTGTGTACATATTATCAAAATAACCCCGAAAATATTCTAATACATCCATTTTTTGGGATGTTACAAAGATTTTTGGTTTCCTCTATTAAGTCTCAAGTATCTTGAAATCCTACGAGGCCACTCGATCCAAAATCCAGCAGAGCAATTTTTAAaggcaaaaattaatcaaatcatCATCAGTGATTGGAGGAGTGGTTTACCAAAATACCTGCAGAATGATATTCCAGAGAAGAAAGCCAATAATATCCTTTTTATTATTAAGTTATGTAAGAAATCAAAGTGCACATGATCTTCAAAATCTGAGGAAATATGAGGTTCGTTTAATTTCTCTTTTTGTGAATTTACATCAAAATAATTTTACAtttatttggaaattcagaatTGATATTCCATATATCATCACAAATATAAATCGGGTTAACTTCCTTGCTAAtaattaagatcggttctaccatgtatcccagTAATAGGTAATGATCGTTTCTACCAAGATTCTATATTGTTGGTTAAACAATCTAGGTTTATATATTGTTGGTTAAATTCTCTAAGGTTACAATTTTGAGGGTTGAAAGAaacttttttaattaattataagaaaGAAGGTAATCTAGTAATTATTACGCACTTTGATTAGCTCTTTGAAGTTTAACTTAAACTTACTAGTAAAATATGGATCACTAAAGGTGTAAGACAAGATGATTTAAAGTTTGAGATGGAGATTTATGGCTGGCACAGTCTTGAGTATAACATGAACTTGTTAACAATAAATTATTGTATATAGTATGTGATATCATGAAATGTGTGTAATGATATATATATTCAGTAGCTCTTATGATGAATTAAAGCATGTTTCTAAATCTTACACTAAAGAAAAGTCTATCCATATAGAGATTGCATGAGTTGCATGAATTACTTTGTTATATCTAAATATTTTCAAGTAACTGTATAAATttgcttcatttttttttctttccagaaTACATCCTGATGTATTTATAAATTCTAGAAGAAATCAAACCCACATTTTCTGATGGAAGTTTATAGGGTTGTCGAAGAGCATATGTTTAGTCGTCGAGACTTTCCGTTTGCTATCACAGagtgttttgatttttatttgattGAATCGTTTGCTCCGTATAGGAGGGAGCCTCCTTAATTACGAAGTAAGTTAGGATGGGGTGGGAAGGACCAAACACTCGGTTGCAGGTCTACATGAACCTAGTTATAGTTAACTTGTGCTTTAATTCACCAATCCATGGTCTCCTCCTTATAAAGCCAATGTATGAAGGATAACACACCACAGTACATAAGCTAAAAAATACAGTTGGATGGAGACCACACATCTCATGATGATTTCGTTATAAGATTGGCAGGTCACTTCCATATGGGTCGATCTTATGACTGATCACATTTGATTCTCAGTGAATAGAGACTGCCACTCACATATAATCATCATCCTTGAGAggaaaaattatgatttgaatatgtCAAGTTGAATTAAATTGACTGCAACTCAATATGAAGTAGTACTTGGCCGTACAAAGACATGGATGTTGTGAACACGACTCTTTATCAATTTGAGTTCGTGGTATTCAACTGCTATTATCTAAAGCGAAATAAGTTATGTCATGTTTTGACAGGTGTATCATTTTTGCACCCATTACGGGTATGGAAAACGTAACTGCCTAAGTTCCAATAAATACCATTAGATAGGTGTGAGGGACTAACTAACCAGCGATAGAGTCACCATCGCTCAATGGTCAAAGAAGCGCACGAAGGACAGTATAACGCAACGATAGTCTTTATATCGTTCATTGATATGGTTATAGCTCACTCGTTCCCCATCCAACGATCATAAATCCtccctctataaatacccaactttcaactcatttcaactcacaccagaatttctaaatctctctagaatttctcaatctcttctAATTTTTTCTACGTATTTAAgaaactcttctaatttttcaaaatatgaacatgaTTGAGTTCATAAAAAACCAATATGCCGCCGAAGTCAAAGAGGCGTTAACCAAGCCAATGAGCAATATCAAATAAGAAGACGGAGTGAAAATTTTACCTtttccgaagataaatgcatttataggttctatgttttttttttgttttttaaatcaaCGTCATATCATTGGTGCACTCCGAGTCCTGCCATTTTGGGAAAACATATGTccgaaatttcaaaagaaaacaatGAACCTCCACATTCAACGTGCTTGTTTCAATGTAATCAATAAGGAAGTTAATTCGTACATTGCCATGATAATGCAAGCGAGTCGAAAAATAAGGAATGTTGTTACTATGATGGACCTTGAATAAAGGTGTCAGGCGGAGTGGCTCTACGTCAACGTAAAAGACTTCTAATATGGAAGTTGTTATGAGATATTAACAGTGTTTCCCAAATATAATctagattttatgtttcaatttcTTAATTGTCAACTTAAGCGGTTGTTTAAGAATATTTTTTaatttctatctatttttttctttcttaattgATTAGTAAAATGTAAGTctgaattaagaatataaacttaATTTACTTCTCGAGTTATTTATAAgccaaattttcaaattcattaaggcATATTCCTATGCACCAGGTCAAATAATTTTCTTTGCCATACCAAGTGGCATGGCAAATTAGTTGTGCCACTATGGGAAAACAACTAAGCGACATTTATTTTATTGAACGATATTAACAATATCTTTAGCGGTATATCTTTGACGTTTTTCAGAATATCGTTCGATGCAAAGTCTAGCGCCAAAGGCTGGTTCCTTGTTgcctataaataggtaattttcaaACTAAAAATCTACACCAAAATTTTTACACCAAAATTTTCTGTATTTCTCTCGATCTAAATTATTTCAAAATTTCTCAGATGGCAGGATTTCAAACCCAACCCGATTTTTCTGGAATAGTGCTTGAAGGTGttgttaagaagatatgtgatagttataaagaaataggtaaaaagcaaataagtcttcaagttttggatattaaccaactcAAACATGCAgctaagaaaaggcaaagaagagttcaaggcaaggaaaatcaaggcaaaGTAAATTTGAAGCCaaggaagaagataaacaaaggaaactccGTTAATGAGTGCATTGATTGAAGTTGAGTATTTATAGGAGGGGAAATCCTGGCCGTTGGATGAAAAAAAACTTAGCATTGTTCTAAGAAGCGAGTGATGGAAAGACTAGCGCTGGCGTCTGACTAACCCTTGAGCGATTGGGTCTCTATCGGTCGCTAGAAACTCCATCGTGTGTGCCTAAGTGGTATACTTGACACTTTGGCACATGCGTTTGCCATTTTTCCATACCCATAGTGAGTGCAAAAATGACAAATCATGGTGTCTGACATGTGCAGAATGTGCCTAACAAGTGCGTtttttttacaagatataaacctCAAATTAATTAATAATACTGCGCCATTTTACAAGATGTAAACTAGACGATAATAattcaaaataaaaactttaataaCAAAGTTCTCGGACAATCTTCATCATCTTATTTTCCATTTTTGTTTCACATAACTTCCAATCAATGCATTCATAACAAAGTTTCCTTTGGTTTTGTGACTAGTATTTTGAGTAACTTTCAAATTTGCTTTGCCTTGAGTTCTCTAGCTGCAGTTTTGAGTGGTTAGTATTCAAAATCTAAAAACTTTgttttttatctatttttttttttttgtaactatgACATATTTTATTAACAACAACAAGTACTATTTCAGAAAAATCAAGCTGAATTGCCGAACCAAGTTAGGTTTGAAATTCTGCCATTTGAAATTTTTTAAGAAAGTTTTAAAAATTGTGAAAGAGAGAAATacagaaaaaaaattgattaaaaattcTGGTGTAAAAATGAAGTTGAAAATCATTTATTTATAGGCAACAAAAGAAGAGTAGTTAAAGATAGCTTTTCCATCGAGCGGTATAATTAAAATCTCCAGCGGTAAAGTCTTTATCGCTGCCGCTTTAAACACCACCGCTCgaccaccttttttttttttttgacatacgTGCCATCTTGGCACCTTTTCTTATTTATATTGAATTTTATCCTCTTTGAAATACAAAAGAAAGAGACTAACAAATATTTACTGTCAGTGAGgaatttttgttttggttgaggTTTTCAATTTTCAGGAAAAACTGAATAGTTGTTTGCCAATATTCAGCGATTCACTGGTTCATTTTTGCTTTCCATGTCTCACAGTAATAGGCGTGGTTGTTCAAATACAGGCCAAACCATAGAGAAAAAGGCAGTGAGAACAATGTTTTTTCACAAATCAAGAACAACAAGTgttacaaaagaagaaaaaaaaaattcaagaaacTGTACAAAATCACGCTCAAATCCACGATATGACTCTACTAATAACTTCATAATTTAACAAATTGATTTCaactgtctttttttttttttttttcaaaacattCTGTAACATATAAAACTTCAGCCGACCCCTCCGATTGAGATTACGAAATCGAGAACCTTCTTCTCCTAGGCTTTGGTGCCTCATCGGAACCATCGTCAATATTCAACGTATCTTTCGATCCATGACGGAATGGATTCAACTTTCCGAAAGTTTTCGACACGGACGAGAAGAATTTGGGTTTCTTTTGGCCAGTCTTAGATGCTGAAGAAGGCCCGGGACCCTTTTGAATATCAGAAATGTACATCTTCATTTTCATAAGCTCCGATCTTAAGGTCTCATTCTCTTTCATTAGAGATACATCGGCTTCCAACTGAATTCTAGTTGACACAGCGTCATTCTTTATGCTCCTGTCCTCAACAGTACCACTCCTGAGTTTGAGCTGATCGTAGTATAACGCGTGAAGCACAATCTGAACCGGCAATCTTTTATTTTGCGAAGCATGGAGCCGGGCATTGTGAGATAGCTTCAGCGGGTCCATCACACTGCAGACCTTTTCTCTTTCAATCTCATCTAGATTTGGGTGAGCCTGAAACGTAAAACCGCCATGTTAGTGTACAATATTTTGCATTAGAGCTGTAAATGGTTGCAGTAAAAATTCTGGAAAAGCTCACCTTCAAGTAAATATCAACCGCGCGATAAAGATCATCGTCGATCTTTCGTGCAATCCTTGGTACCAAATTCGCAATCCCGTTGAACTTGGAAATACTCAGTTCGGCATACATCCCAATCTCACCGAGAAATGCGTCAATCGTCTTGGCAACTCTTTCCATGGCTGCTGAACAAGTCTCCTCCAAGTTAGTAACGTTAAAAACCGACACACTTTTCTCAATCTCAACAAATCCTCCGATTATCCTTCTTACACTTTCCAAATCAAAGATTTTCTCTCCATCATAAGTAAATGATAAAATCAACAGATCATCCACGGTAGCGTTTTCTAAATTGTTAAAAATTCTCTTTTCCAGTTCGCTCTTGCAACTAGTTGTCGCGTTCAAATAAATCGCGGACCTCAAAAGACAACACAAGAAATTGACGGGAAGTGCAGATTTCTCCGGTGGTAAAAGAGATGTGATGGATTCCAAGAAGTTTCTGACTTCACTGTTACTAGCATCTGACAACATGGTTATTCCTGTACCAGAGTGGTCGCGAACCAGATCTCGCAGTGCTTTGTCAGCATACGTTATCAAAGCGCTAGATATCAAATGAGTTTTTGTTCCACGAGCTTTCAAGGAGCAAATGATTCTCTTAAATGAATTTATGTCTagaaccgtaagttcttctgtcCACCAATTTGCCGGTGAACGACTAGGGAAGTTTGCTTCGTTATGCACCTGCAAGTGCAACCAAAAGGCCATGTCAAACCAAGTTTCAAATGATTTTGAAACAATGAAACGCTACTAGTAGAAGTGTATGTTGATCGACCGGAACACGGAACACGTAAGGTTACCTTAGAAGTTGTGACATCGACGCATCTTTTTACGATTTGTAGTTGTTCAGCCATGGGAAGAAGATTTTCACAAGATTTCAAGACTGCAACAACACTTGGAAGTCCCATAGATACGACATGAGATAGAAAATCCTCCGTCCTCCCAATTAAATTACCTTCATAATATTGTTCAGACATTTCAAGATATTCCGCTGCACAACGAAGTGCTGCAGCATTATGAACTGTAATTTCAAAATTGACACTGTAGCAGAATCTTGCAGCCTTTTCAAATATTTCAGGACCTCCAGGTATATCTGAAACATTGATTCTACTTAAATCTGGTTCGTCGGTTTCCATTATCATTCTTCGGATATATCCACTTTTCTCAACAAGCATAAACTGGAAATTacaaagtgaaaaacaaaaaataagtaCTAGGAGCATGATATATTGCATATAACTAAGTAACTGACTTAGTACCTTATGGAGGGAAAAATTTGCTTCTCCGACTTCGACGATGATATCGGTTGGGATTTCTTGTGAGAAAACCCTGCAAGATAGTTGCAAAGAAAGAACATCAGTTAAATGGAAAGGAAAGAAACTAAAAACTGTATGATTGTATTGTTTATGATGATCAAATTACTTACCATTGGCCAGTTCTCTCCATTGTTGAAGAAACTCTACCACTATTCTTATTGTTCTTGACAAAATTAGAAGCCATATATAAACTTGATAGTGAAGAAGAGACTCAGAGAGGTAATTGAATGGATACTGGTGTTAGATATCCGGTTTTAGATATGTATATATATAGGCATCAGACTATAATTGTTCTTATTTTTAGTGACATTCTCTCCCTAACTTTTTAGGATAATACTATACTCGCAATCCTCCCACTTGCTGGTAAAAAGGGTTACCACTTTATGATTATAGTAGTAAAAACTTGGAGCCATCTTTTAGCCAGGCTACTCGGCTCAGATGATCTCAAGTGTTAAACACATTTAGATAACAGCAGTCATACTCATACACTACCAAGTGGAACACTGAACTTAGCCATTAAACACATTTAGATAGGATGTGGATGTGACTGAGACCAAAGAGTCGAGCAATCCTAGTCGGCTCCAAAGATGTGCATTGGCTCACCATTCCTTTACTGACATAAAGGGTGAGAGAGAGAAGAATAGAGGGAACGCAGGAACACCATTTTTGAATGTCGTTTTCTGTTGGCTTCAACTGTAAAGATAGGAACCGACGTGATCCAAGCACTTTGTACCCCAGCCAACCCCTGCAGTATGTCTCTGCCACTCGATATTTTTGTGGTTCAGACTTTGTCAAACCAATTCGGTGCACCAAAATATTCTGGACGTCTTAAAACCACGTCAGAAAATTCATCCCAGACAAGAATTAGCTGTTTCAGGACCTTACTTGGAAAATGAACATCATGGTAGACCCAATTGGGCCTAGCAATCAATACTATCCTAAGCAATCGCATATTTACATCTGTTATTTCATTTTTTCAGATTATGAGCAAAGATTATCCACAAGAATCGTCTAGGATATGGACCTTGAGAGGATATGTTTGACCATAGTTTGCTCTCTATCTAAAGTTACCGTCAAAGACTTTTTATTTATCTCTGCTCTGATAGAGTAGTAAAGTCATTTGGTGCTCCTGAGTTAAAAATTCAAAAGCACATGAGCTTGCATTTTCCTACGAGAAAATCATAGACATTATGTCCTATTTAGCCAACTAGATCTAGTTCTACGGTAATTGTACCTTGTATGCCCAATTTTCTTATTTTTGACAtatttttcagtttcatttttgtGTGACCATAACATCCTTGTGGTCACACACAGCCAACTCCATTTTCCAAATTTCGGTTCTCGGCTTGttacacaaaaaagaaaaaacagaacaTGTTGAATTCAGCAATTAGAAATTGAGTTTATTAATCAACCTTTCAAGTTTCAACTGCCAATAGCcaccaataataataatagagtTCTTTGGAGTAACCCAACCAACCAAGCATATATTTCCACACAAACCAAATAAAGTGGTCCGTATTTTGTTGGTACTAGTTCAACAGTGATTGCTCATTGCTAAGACTACTACGTTTCAATGCATACATGGTTTTGTTTTATTGGAGGATGAAAATGAAATCTGGTCCATGGTGGCCTGCAACCTCATTTGCTCTACTGTTCATTGTAAAACAATTCATGTGAATCttccattcttttttcttcttgcaGTCACTTACAATTAAGGAAGGGGATTCGAGTCTTTTCTTACTTGGTCACATTCTCACTTTGTTTTACTAGGCTTTGAGATGGATCAGATCAGGTGGGTCGCACACGCAATCTGACATATGAATGGAAAATAGTTTACCGAGTTGATAAGCTCTATGGGGTGTCTAAGCACACCCATCACTTGGTCCAGCGCCAGTGGGAGTTGACAGAAATAGAGGAAGAATGTTGATACTGAGGTAATGTCAAAAACACAGTTCAAAATAAGGGGACTCTGAGAGCTGCTGTATTCTACTAGGGGTTACCATTAAAATTCACAATTCTATCTTTATGTTGGTGAAGGCAAATCCAAATAAATTATAATCCAAGTTCAGCTCAGGTCCTGATATGTTGTGCATCAAACAATTATTTGGCTTCACctatttgtatttttctttttaagagaATTTGTTTACAGTTGAGAGATTCACAAAGTAGGTATATTGATAAGAATAACATATAAGCGCCATAAGATGAGATGGACACATTTGACTCTTTACAAATGAGCGAAATCCTCATTCAGCCACATAATAATACTGCACCGGACAAACCAGCATGAAGGACAGGGACAAACTACTATCATTGCCACGGACAAAAGGCTTACTGAGACTGGGGAAATTAAGCAAAAGCTCATCTATCTGCCCCCTGTGCCTCTTGCTGCCTCTTTAGTTCGGCTTTTCCTTTCATTGATAGAGACTACTTGAATGGAATTTCCCTGAGTGAGCATCTTCATGGCATGCTAATTCCTACTTTCTGCCGTAGTTACTTCAGCAGACAGTAGCACCCAACAAATTATTTGTGCAGTGAGCAGACTATGTAAGGAAGATACTTCTCATGTAACTGAGGAACCACCAGTGCCACACAATACGAAGTTCGTATCCAGCAAAACCTTACTAACTAAACTTTCACATAAAAGGTTTACAGAATCTCTTAGGTGCTACATAGAAGTATTCATCAGTGGCACATTTCAAGAATATCCATATCTACAATAGAAAGATCATTGGGTATGAAAGCCAGTTCATGATCTCTACTAATAACAGGACATCAAGCACAGAGATTATGGGACTAAGAAACTGATTATGAACTAAGTCAAACATTCCCAAATACATATTTCGGCTCCAAGTGTGATATGGGATACCTTACAATTACATAAAAGGAACCATTTGATGTAGGCGTAATACATGGGCACTGACAGTAaccaaatttcagtttcttatccGAACCCTTGGCACCACCAGGTGCTGCTCCAAGAGAACCTTATTCACTCACTATTTTCCAGGAGAAACATCACTTGGACTAAAAGCAAGCATCAACGTAAacccataaaaaaaaaggtagcaTACCCCAAAGTGACGACATTTTTTGGTAGATTGAGTCGCAAAAGCATACCAGTAGCATATTTAGGTAGATCAGTATCACTAGAAGTGTTAGATTGATTCGCAGAAGCATACCAGTAGCATGTTTAGGTGGATCAGTATCACTAGAAGTGTTAGGGAATAAACGTTTCGTGAATGTCTCAATCTTGACAGAACACACAGGATTGCAGCATCACGCATTCACATTAAATCACACACAAAGCATGCGAGCCTATCCAGAAACATGACAT
This portion of the Papaver somniferum cultivar HN1 chromosome 11, ASM357369v1, whole genome shotgun sequence genome encodes:
- the LOC113322239 gene encoding root phototropism protein 2-like, whose translation is MASNFVKNNKNSGRVSSTMERTGQWVFSQEIPTDIIVEVGEANFSLHKFMLVEKSGYIRRMIMETDEPDLSRINVSDIPGGPEIFEKAARFCYSVNFEITVHNAAALRCAAEYLEMSEQYYEGNLIGRTEDFLSHVVSMGLPSVVAVLKSCENLLPMAEQLQIVKRCVDVTTSKVHNEANFPSRSPANWWTEELTVLDINSFKRIICSLKARGTKTHLISSALITYADKALRDLVRDHSGTGITMLSDASNSEVRNFLESITSLLPPEKSALPVNFLCCLLRSAIYLNATTSCKSELEKRIFNNLENATVDDLLILSFTYDGEKIFDLESVRRIIGGFVEIEKSVSVFNVTNLEETCSAAMERVAKTIDAFLGEIGMYAELSISKFNGIANLVPRIARKIDDDLYRAVDIYLKAHPNLDEIEREKVCSVMDPLKLSHNARLHASQNKRLPVQIVLHALYYDQLKLRSGTVEDRSIKNDAVSTRIQLEADVSLMKENETLRSELMKMKMYISDIQKGPGPSSASKTGQKKPKFFSSVSKTFGKLNPFRHGSKDTLNIDDGSDEAPKPRRRRFSIS